One Syntrophobacterales bacterium genomic window carries:
- a CDS encoding MBL fold metallo-hydrolase, whose protein sequence is MKIRFLGATRVVTGSCYHLSAGETQILVDCGMYQGKNGEETNRKPFAFDPREIDFLLLTHAHLDHSGLLPKLAMEGFRGRIIATSGTADLVEIMLYDSAHIQEKDAEWATKKSFRAGKDEIVEPLYTEEDVKRVVGLIEKANYGVLGELAEGIKYRFVDAGHILGSSSLEIWYPGPGREKKIVFSGDVGKKENLIINDPQPVKEADYVVVESTYGNRLHKGIKESIDELAGAISETLRRKGNVLIPAFAVGRTQDILYILNRLVREKRLPHLDVYVDSPLADKATQIYLRHPEYFDPEAVDMFKAKGSDGMRLHFTKTVEESQALNKIKSGAIIIAGSGMCEGGRIRHHFKHNLWRPECSIIFTGFQVKGTLGRFIVDGARTVRVLGEEIVLRAKVYTIGGFSAHADQKELLEWLSYFTQEPEVFIVHGEEAVSLEFEAVVRQKLGLKTYAPHRGEELEI, encoded by the coding sequence ATGAAGATACGGTTCCTAGGGGCTACACGTGTTGTGACGGGTTCTTGTTACCATTTGTCAGCAGGAGAAACACAGATTCTTGTCGATTGCGGAATGTACCAGGGGAAAAACGGTGAAGAGACTAACAGGAAACCCTTTGCCTTTGATCCCAGGGAAATAGACTTCCTGCTCCTCACCCACGCCCATCTCGACCATTCAGGCTTGTTACCAAAGCTTGCCATGGAAGGGTTTAGGGGCAGGATAATCGCCACTTCGGGAACGGCAGATCTCGTGGAAATAATGCTTTACGATTCAGCCCATATTCAGGAAAAGGATGCGGAATGGGCGACAAAAAAATCGTTCAGGGCGGGCAAAGATGAAATAGTTGAACCTCTGTATACGGAAGAGGATGTAAAAAGGGTGGTAGGTCTTATCGAGAAAGCAAATTACGGGGTACTTGGAGAACTGGCAGAAGGTATCAAATACAGGTTTGTCGATGCGGGTCATATCCTCGGCTCCAGCTCTCTCGAGATCTGGTATCCTGGGCCTGGGAGGGAAAAGAAGATCGTTTTTTCGGGCGACGTGGGCAAGAAGGAGAATCTGATTATCAATGACCCTCAGCCTGTAAAAGAAGCGGACTACGTGGTGGTCGAGTCCACATACGGGAACAGGCTTCACAAAGGAATCAAAGAAAGCATTGACGAGTTGGCCGGAGCCATATCGGAGACCCTGAGAAGGAAAGGAAATGTCCTTATACCTGCTTTTGCGGTGGGAAGGACCCAGGATATTCTCTATATACTGAACAGACTTGTGAGAGAGAAGAGGCTTCCCCATTTAGACGTGTACGTGGATAGTCCCCTTGCAGATAAAGCCACCCAGATATATCTCAGACACCCAGAGTACTTTGATCCCGAGGCTGTTGACATGTTTAAGGCCAAGGGCAGCGATGGCATGCGGCTCCATTTCACAAAGACAGTTGAGGAATCCCAAGCCCTAAACAAAATAAAATCAGGGGCCATCATCATCGCGGGCAGCGGGATGTGCGAAGGCGGACGTATCCGTCACCATTTCAAGCACAACCTGTGGCGACCCGAATGCAGCATAATTTTCACCGGATTCCAGGTAAAGGGCACTCTGGGCAGATTCATCGTTGACGGGGCAAGGACCGTCCGCGTCCTCGGCGAAGAGATCGTTTTAAGGGCGAAGGTCTACACCATAGGCGGCTTCTCTGCCCATGCGGACCAGAAGGAGTTGCTGGAATGGCTCAGTTACTTTACCCAAGAGCCGGAAGTTTTCATAGTTCACGGTGAGGAAGCGGTTTCCCTTGAGTTTGAGGCGGTCGTGAGACAAAAACTGGGGCTCAAGACCTACGCCCCTCATAGAGGAGAGGAGCTTGAAATATAA
- a CDS encoding restriction endonuclease yields MCRAVNGQNTNKGIFVTTSFFSGEAIKSAKKLTPQLF; encoded by the coding sequence ATTTGTCGGGCGGTTAATGGGCAAAACACCAACAAAGGGATTTTCGTTACGACTTCATTTTTCTCTGGTGAAGCCATCAAATCCGCCAAAAAACTAACTCCACAATTATTTTAA
- a CDS encoding M48 family metallopeptidase, whose amino-acid sequence MKYNASSDLTYELVRSKKRRKTLTIQMRMDGTVSLLVPYRISKREADDFFKEKETWIRKQLVKRVEGTNKENREKKFVAGKNFLYHGETYPLEIGEHDGRASLLALSHGTFILRTGESNRTKEIFADWYQNEARRELTERVRYYGGHTGLIPKGITITGARTRYGSCSPANRLSFSWRIIMAPYPAIDYVILHELAHIKVKNHSPLFWQFLETICPNWKEQMRWLKDNGHRLHL is encoded by the coding sequence TTGAAATATAATGCCAGCTCCGATCTCACCTATGAGCTCGTGCGTAGCAAGAAAAGGAGAAAAACTCTTACCATTCAGATGAGGATGGACGGAACGGTCAGTCTCCTCGTGCCTTACCGGATCTCCAAGCGGGAAGCGGATGATTTTTTTAAGGAAAAGGAAACATGGATCAGGAAACAGCTTGTAAAACGAGTAGAAGGGACGAATAAGGAGAATAGAGAAAAGAAGTTCGTTGCCGGCAAAAATTTCCTTTATCACGGCGAGACATATCCCTTGGAGATCGGCGAGCACGACGGACGAGCCTCTCTTCTTGCCCTGTCCCACGGCACATTCATACTGAGGACCGGGGAATCGAACAGGACGAAGGAGATCTTTGCCGATTGGTACCAAAATGAAGCCCGACGGGAGCTGACGGAGAGGGTCCGTTATTATGGCGGCCACACGGGACTGATTCCCAAAGGCATTACCATAACGGGAGCGCGCACGCGCTACGGTTCATGTTCCCCTGCCAACAGGCTGTCGTTCAGCTGGCGTATAATCATGGCTCCCTATCCGGCAATAGACTATGTGATCCTTCACGAACTGGCTCATATAAAAGTCAAAAACCATTCCCCTCTATTCTGGCAGTTTCTCGAAACGATCTGTCCGAACTGGAAGGAGCAAATGCGGTGGCTTAAGGATAATGGCCACAGGCTACATCTTTAA